From one Catellatospora sp. IY07-71 genomic stretch:
- a CDS encoding serine hydrolase, producing the protein MPEMDLLPATRRALLHRLATAQAEGRAPSLVGAVLRDGAPVWTEGRGLVDGAPPTADTQYRIGSLTKTFVAVLVLRLRDEGRLDLADPLGAHLPQAPAATAGLTLAQLLAHTGGIAAETPPPWWERTDGGVRPELAGILEPEPVKHPAGRRFHYSNPGYALLGALVERLRGEPLGQVLAAEILAPLGMTRTSLLPQAPHAQGWAVHPWADVLLPEPATDTGRMAPAGQLWSTVQDLSRFGAFLAAGDPAVLAEATLAEMRTPVAPPDGPAWDAGYGLGLMLKQDGGRQLAGHTGSMPGFLCTLWVSPADRLGAIALANTTTGLAVGGLAADLLRITAEHEPRIPDPWQPLDTHDPALLELTGPWYWGPGAVAIRLRAGGDLELGPLTGPGRAARLQAQPDGTWLGLDGYYAGETLRVIRDAAGTVTHLDLGSFVFTREPYGDGAVTPGGLDPQGWRPGPA; encoded by the coding sequence ATGCCTGAGATGGACCTGCTGCCGGCCACCCGCCGCGCCCTGCTGCACCGCCTCGCCACCGCCCAGGCCGAGGGCCGCGCACCGTCCCTGGTCGGCGCCGTCCTCCGGGACGGCGCTCCGGTATGGACCGAGGGGCGCGGCCTCGTCGACGGCGCACCCCCGACCGCCGACACGCAGTACCGCATCGGCTCGCTGACCAAGACCTTCGTCGCCGTGCTGGTGCTGCGGCTGCGCGACGAGGGCCGCCTGGACCTCGCCGACCCCCTCGGCGCCCACCTGCCCCAGGCACCGGCCGCCACCGCCGGGCTCACCCTCGCCCAGCTGCTCGCGCACACCGGCGGCATCGCCGCGGAGACCCCGCCGCCGTGGTGGGAGCGCACCGACGGCGGCGTACGCCCCGAACTGGCCGGCATCCTGGAACCCGAGCCGGTCAAGCACCCCGCCGGGCGGCGCTTCCACTACTCCAACCCCGGCTACGCACTGCTGGGGGCGCTCGTGGAGCGACTGCGGGGCGAGCCGCTGGGTCAGGTGCTCGCCGCGGAGATCCTGGCCCCGCTCGGCATGACGCGCACCTCGCTACTGCCGCAGGCGCCGCACGCCCAGGGCTGGGCGGTGCACCCGTGGGCCGACGTGCTGCTGCCCGAGCCCGCCACCGACACCGGCCGCATGGCCCCGGCCGGGCAGCTCTGGTCCACCGTGCAGGACCTGAGCCGCTTCGGCGCGTTCCTGGCCGCGGGCGATCCCGCGGTGCTGGCCGAGGCCACCCTGGCCGAGATGCGCACCCCGGTCGCGCCGCCCGACGGCCCCGCCTGGGACGCCGGATACGGCCTCGGCCTGATGCTGAAGCAGGACGGCGGGCGGCAGCTCGCGGGCCACACCGGCTCGATGCCCGGCTTCCTGTGCACGCTGTGGGTCTCCCCCGCCGACCGGCTCGGGGCGATCGCGCTGGCCAACACCACCACCGGCCTCGCCGTGGGCGGGCTGGCCGCGGACCTGCTGCGCATCACCGCCGAGCACGAGCCGCGCATCCCCGACCCGTGGCAGCCGCTGGACACCCACGACCCAGCCCTGCTGGAGCTGACCGGCCCCTGGTACTGGGGACCCGGCGCGGTCGCGATCCGGCTGCGCGCCGGCGGCGACCTGGAACTCGGCCCGCTGACCGGACCCGGCCGCGCCGCCCGCCTCCAGGCGCAGCCCGACGGCACCTGGCTCGGCCTGGACGGCTACTACGCCGGGGAGACACTGCGCGTGATCCGCGACGCGGCGGGCACCGTCACCCACCTCGACCTGGGCAGCTTCGTCTTCACCCGGGAGCCCTACGGCGACGGCGCGGTCACCCCCGGCGGCCTGGACCCCCAGGGCTGGCGCCCCGGCCCGGCCTGA
- a CDS encoding extracellular solute-binding protein, with amino-acid sequence MRSALTGAGRRRRFAAVAAPLIAAALVLGTAACGGSEEPGKPGGKVKLTIATFGEFGYKELYKEYQQLNPNVEITERITKAEDHHKNLAAHLATNTGAADIEAIEEGWAGQFTANPGKFYNWTDYGANDIKAQWPAWKWQQGSAASGEVIGLGTDVGGMAMCYRRDFFEKAGLPTERDEVSKLWPTWEDYIKAGERFKAANIKGSAWMDGPTVMYRSILGQQPIGIYDGDKVVADTNPGVKKAWDLTIDAINKGLSAKIAAWSADWNAGMAKGSFVTLACPSWMMAYIQSQAKDSSGKWDIAAVPGGGGNWGGSFLTLPKQGKNVEEAAKLAKWLVAPEQQAKVFRALGNFPSTVSLYEDAVIKDFKNPFFNNAPVGQIFSASVKTMVPQFMGAKSGDINTAIQNGLTRVEQGKQKPDEAWQQSLKDVKALL; translated from the coding sequence ATGCGTTCAGCACTGACCGGTGCCGGCCGCCGGCGCCGTTTCGCGGCCGTGGCCGCACCCCTGATCGCGGCCGCGCTGGTGCTGGGCACCGCCGCGTGTGGCGGTAGCGAGGAGCCCGGCAAGCCGGGCGGCAAGGTGAAGCTCACGATCGCGACGTTCGGTGAGTTCGGGTACAAGGAGCTGTACAAGGAGTACCAGCAGCTGAACCCGAATGTGGAGATCACCGAGCGGATCACCAAGGCTGAGGATCACCACAAGAACCTGGCCGCGCACCTGGCGACGAACACGGGTGCGGCGGACATCGAGGCGATCGAGGAGGGCTGGGCGGGTCAGTTCACGGCCAACCCGGGCAAGTTCTACAACTGGACCGACTACGGCGCGAACGACATCAAGGCGCAGTGGCCGGCGTGGAAGTGGCAGCAGGGCTCGGCGGCTTCGGGTGAGGTGATCGGTCTGGGTACCGACGTGGGCGGTATGGCGATGTGCTACCGGCGGGACTTCTTCGAGAAGGCGGGTCTGCCGACCGAGCGTGATGAGGTCTCGAAGCTGTGGCCGACGTGGGAGGACTACATCAAGGCGGGCGAGCGTTTCAAGGCCGCCAACATCAAGGGTTCGGCGTGGATGGACGGGCCGACGGTGATGTACCGGTCGATCCTGGGTCAGCAGCCGATCGGTATCTACGACGGTGACAAGGTCGTCGCGGACACCAACCCCGGCGTGAAGAAGGCCTGGGACCTGACGATCGACGCGATCAACAAGGGCCTGTCGGCGAAGATCGCCGCGTGGTCGGCGGACTGGAACGCGGGTATGGCCAAGGGCTCGTTCGTGACCCTGGCGTGCCCGTCGTGGATGATGGCCTACATCCAGTCGCAGGCCAAGGACTCCTCGGGCAAGTGGGACATCGCCGCTGTTCCCGGTGGCGGCGGCAACTGGGGTGGCTCCTTCCTCACCCTGCCGAAGCAGGGCAAGAACGTCGAGGAGGCCGCGAAGCTGGCCAAGTGGCTGGTGGCCCCCGAGCAGCAGGCGAAGGTCTTCCGCGCTCTGGGCAACTTCCCGTCGACCGTGTCCCTCTACGAGGATGCGGTGATCAAGGACTTCAAGAACCCGTTCTTCAACAACGCGCCGGTGGGGCAGATCTTCTCGGCTTCGGTGAAGACGATGGTGCCGCAGTTCATGGGTGCGAAGTCGGGTGACATCAACACGGCGATCCAGAACGGTCTGACCCGTGTGGAGCAGGGCAAGCAGAAGCCGGACGAGGCTTGGCAGCAGTCGCTGAAGGACGTCAAGGCACTCCTGTGA
- a CDS encoding GH1 family beta-glucosidase, with the protein MTITSTQEQLAGTAALRFPAGFRWGAATASYQIEGAATEDGRMPSIWDTFARTPGKVFEGHSGDVACDHYHRYRDDVALMAQLGLGTYRFSLAWPRIKPDGSGPVNPRGLDFYDRLVDELLTHGIDPMVTLYHWDLPQVLEDRGGWTNRDTAHYLADLAAAAVDRLGDRVATWTTLNEPWCSAFLGYASGDHAPGRQDPKAAFEAVHHLMLGHGLAARALRAGGAREVSLTLNLTDARPANPADPHDVAAARQIDGLQNRLFLEPALRGRYPQDMLALFERFGAADVIRSGDLDVIAAPIDLLGVNYYQPALVRARIGATCGLPNPGTEGAEFVRQNAPVTAMDWPVDPTGLSGLLLRLAADYPETPLMVTENGAAYADVVEDGRVADADRVAYLDGHLRAAHAAIEGGADLRGYLAWSLLDNYEWGYGYGKRFGLVHVDYDTQRRVPKDSAHWYAAVIGRNGLS; encoded by the coding sequence GTGACGATCACCAGCACGCAGGAGCAGCTGGCCGGCACCGCCGCGCTCCGCTTCCCGGCCGGGTTCCGGTGGGGAGCGGCGACCGCGTCGTACCAGATCGAGGGGGCGGCGACCGAGGACGGGCGCATGCCGTCGATCTGGGACACCTTCGCGCGTACGCCGGGCAAGGTGTTCGAGGGCCACTCCGGTGACGTCGCGTGCGACCACTACCACCGCTACCGCGACGACGTGGCGCTCATGGCTCAGCTGGGCCTGGGCACCTACCGGTTCTCGCTGGCCTGGCCGCGCATCAAGCCCGACGGCTCCGGCCCGGTCAACCCGCGCGGCCTGGACTTCTACGACCGCCTCGTCGACGAGCTGCTCACCCACGGGATCGACCCGATGGTGACGCTCTACCACTGGGACCTGCCGCAGGTGCTGGAGGACCGCGGCGGCTGGACCAACCGCGACACCGCCCACTACCTGGCCGACCTGGCCGCTGCGGCGGTGGACCGGCTGGGCGACCGCGTCGCGACCTGGACCACGCTGAACGAGCCGTGGTGCTCGGCGTTCCTCGGGTACGCCAGCGGGGACCACGCGCCGGGACGGCAGGACCCGAAGGCGGCTTTCGAGGCCGTACACCACCTGATGCTCGGCCACGGCCTGGCCGCACGCGCGCTGCGGGCGGGCGGGGCGCGGGAGGTGTCGCTCACGCTGAACCTGACCGACGCGCGGCCGGCGAACCCGGCCGACCCGCACGACGTGGCGGCGGCCCGGCAGATCGACGGCCTGCAGAACCGGCTGTTCCTGGAGCCCGCGCTGCGCGGGCGCTACCCGCAGGACATGCTGGCGCTGTTCGAGCGGTTCGGTGCGGCGGACGTGATCCGCTCCGGCGACCTGGACGTCATCGCCGCGCCGATCGACCTGCTCGGCGTGAACTACTACCAGCCCGCGCTGGTGCGGGCCCGGATCGGCGCGACCTGCGGGCTGCCCAACCCGGGCACCGAGGGCGCCGAGTTCGTGCGGCAGAACGCGCCGGTCACCGCGATGGACTGGCCGGTGGACCCGACGGGCCTGTCCGGGCTGCTGCTGCGGCTCGCGGCGGACTACCCGGAGACGCCGCTGATGGTCACCGAGAACGGCGCCGCCTACGCCGACGTGGTGGAGGACGGCCGGGTGGCCGACGCGGACCGCGTCGCCTACCTCGACGGGCACCTGCGGGCCGCGCATGCCGCCATCGAGGGAGGTGCCGACCTGCGCGGCTACCTCGCCTGGTCGCTGCTGGACAACTACGAGTGGGGGTACGGCTACGGCAAGCGCTTCGGCCTGGTGCACGTCGACTACGACACGCAGCGGCGGGTGCCCAAGGACAGCGCGCACTGGTACGCCGCGGTGATCGGCCGTAACGGGCTGAGCTGA
- a CDS encoding carbohydrate ABC transporter permease translates to MKNLLYRLDVKGSPYLYVIPFFLIFAAFGIFPLAYTAWVSLHEWSLLSETHTFLGLQNYKDLLADEYFWNALRNTAQIWVISTVPQLLMALLLAHVLNQRLRAPTFWRMTAVLPNITSVAAVAIIFGQIFGKDYGLVNWVLESLGLGRIDWQAGTASSQIAISVMIIWRWTGYNALIYLAAMQAVSKDLYDAASLDGASSLQQLTRITVPAIRPTIIFTVIVSTIGGMQVLAEPLLFGGGSMTGGSDRQFQTLSLYLYEVGFSRFDFGYASTAAWAMFGIIVIVAAINYFLTSRLRRS, encoded by the coding sequence ATGAAAAATCTTCTGTATCGCTTGGACGTGAAGGGTTCGCCCTACCTCTACGTCATCCCGTTCTTCCTGATCTTCGCCGCGTTCGGCATCTTCCCGCTGGCGTACACCGCGTGGGTGTCGCTGCACGAGTGGAGCCTGCTGTCGGAGACGCACACCTTCCTGGGCCTGCAGAACTACAAGGATCTGCTGGCTGACGAGTACTTCTGGAACGCGCTGCGCAACACGGCCCAGATCTGGGTGATCTCGACGGTGCCGCAGCTGCTGATGGCGCTGCTGCTGGCCCACGTGCTCAACCAGCGCCTGCGCGCGCCCACGTTCTGGCGGATGACGGCGGTGCTGCCGAACATCACGTCGGTGGCGGCGGTGGCGATCATCTTCGGGCAGATCTTCGGCAAGGACTACGGCCTGGTGAACTGGGTCCTGGAGTCGCTGGGGCTGGGCCGGATCGACTGGCAGGCCGGCACGGCGAGCTCGCAGATCGCGATCAGCGTGATGATCATCTGGCGGTGGACGGGCTACAACGCGCTGATCTACCTGGCGGCGATGCAGGCGGTCAGCAAGGACCTGTACGACGCGGCGTCGCTGGACGGCGCCAGCAGCCTGCAGCAGCTGACCCGGATCACCGTGCCCGCGATCCGTCCGACGATCATCTTCACGGTGATCGTGTCGACGATCGGCGGTATGCAGGTTCTGGCGGAGCCGTTGCTGTTCGGCGGCGGGAGCATGACCGGTGGTTCGGACCGGCAGTTCCAGACGCTGTCGCTGTACCTGTACGAGGTCGGGTTCTCCCGGTTCGACTTCGGCTACGCCTCGACCGCGGCGTGGGCGATGTTCGGCATCATCGTGATCGTCGCGGCGATCAACTACTTCCTCACCAGCCGCCTGCGGAGGTCCTGA
- a CDS encoding carbohydrate ABC transporter permease codes for MFRAERRPGKLAYLALAGLALFSGFPLYWSLVVASHDNGILGQVPPPFGLGPNLFANIQRAFDTVEFGKAVVNSIVVSLSITISVVLFSTLAGFAFAKLSFKGRNLLLVSVIATMMVPTQLGIIPLYMLMAKIEWTGTIYAVIAPGLVTAFGVFFMTQYLREAVPSELIEAARVDGCHTFRIFWHVVMPAAKPAAAVLGMLTFMGAWNDFFWPLVVLTPEDPTVQTVLSTLASGYITDYSLSLTGTAIATVPLLVVFALLGKYIIGGIMQGAVKS; via the coding sequence ATGTTCCGCGCCGAGCGGCGGCCGGGCAAGCTCGCCTACCTGGCGCTGGCCGGGCTGGCCCTGTTCTCCGGGTTCCCGCTCTACTGGTCGCTGGTCGTCGCCTCGCACGACAACGGCATCCTGGGGCAGGTCCCGCCGCCGTTCGGCCTCGGCCCGAACCTGTTCGCCAACATCCAGCGGGCGTTCGACACGGTCGAGTTCGGCAAGGCGGTGGTCAACTCGATCGTCGTGTCGCTGTCCATCACGATCAGTGTGGTGCTGTTCTCCACGCTGGCCGGCTTCGCCTTCGCCAAGCTGAGCTTCAAGGGCCGCAACCTCCTGCTCGTCAGCGTCATCGCGACGATGATGGTGCCGACGCAGCTGGGCATCATCCCGCTGTACATGCTGATGGCGAAGATCGAGTGGACCGGCACCATCTACGCGGTCATCGCGCCCGGCTTGGTCACCGCGTTCGGCGTGTTCTTCATGACGCAGTACCTGCGGGAGGCGGTGCCGAGTGAGCTGATCGAGGCCGCCCGGGTCGACGGCTGCCACACGTTCCGGATCTTCTGGCACGTGGTGATGCCGGCTGCCAAGCCGGCCGCGGCGGTGCTGGGCATGCTCACCTTCATGGGGGCGTGGAACGACTTCTTCTGGCCACTCGTGGTGCTCACCCCCGAGGACCCGACCGTGCAGACCGTGCTGTCCACCCTGGCCAGCGGTTACATCACCGACTACTCGCTGTCGCTGACCGGCACGGCGATCGCGACGGTGCCGCTGCTGGTGGTCTTCGCGCTGCTCGGCAAGTACATCATCGGAGGCATCATGCAGGGAGCGGTGAAGTCGTGA
- a CDS encoding AAA family ATPase: MGFARPALVGRSAELEQLRTAARRAAAGQGRAVVIEGGVGLGKTTLLHTLAAECAALGMRTLHGTAEEVEQRLPFAALSACARPLQGSDEELSRVTAMLRGEHALARSMNAAHHELAVTEALLELADRWLSQGPVAILLDDAQWADPSSIVVLHRLARGIGQVPLLVATAARAIAQGDALEGLERSLLAGGALRLRLEPLPEAAAVALAERQLGASPGPLLRRLLRRSTGNPMYLETVLTAYLRDGLITMAGGHAELSGGAAADPDAVPEPLVDLTRRQAELVPRAYREVLQTAAVLGSAVDVGQLAEVLDRPVMEISEVVVDALDSGMLADHGGALRFRQGVVRELVARSVPQAVQAALHQRAGRALSGGPGSPARIGAHLLAGGELGPDGVQWLTTHADALTGRAPDLAVKLLRRAAAETGEGAGGPLYVHLVRALLWDGEPAQAEAAARAALGWGAGPDTEPDLRWLLVQACYRQGRLPEAIAETERAVAAPCTSPGQAARFRGIAAMCLHLLGRAGEAAAAADRAVAEGEAAGDQAAIGIGCLAKALSLARDDTAGSLALTDRGLAHLGHGIQPDLQIDPYVMRGVCLLELDRLAEAEEATATAVRHNQRTGGMFLTTAHAVRAHLRFLQGRWDDALAEARSGLDGPDPVGHGERLLAFADLIAVHRGDAPGAEFADPGPAGDGDRYLVDWARCLVAEAQGDAGQAAALLFPRWERAGEVSARRRMYRVGPDLARVLAAVGDVGRLRALTDDLDTLAAAHGTASLTGCAALCRAAADGTAEPALAAVTAFQEAGWPLYEAYAHEAAALAAAAAGDAAAARERLARALDLYGRLDAGWDAARARSRLRDAGVRAGVRGPRGRPKHGWEALTETERIVADLVAQGMSNPDVAAQLYLSRRTVQSHVSSILAKLSLTSRVELAVAAAQRSTQG; encoded by the coding sequence GTGGGGTTCGCGCGGCCGGCACTGGTGGGCAGGAGCGCCGAGCTCGAACAGCTGCGTACGGCGGCGCGCCGCGCGGCGGCCGGGCAGGGCCGCGCCGTCGTGATCGAGGGCGGGGTCGGCCTCGGCAAGACCACCCTGCTGCACACGCTGGCCGCCGAGTGCGCGGCGCTCGGCATGCGCACCCTGCACGGCACCGCCGAGGAGGTCGAGCAGCGGCTGCCGTTCGCCGCGCTGTCCGCCTGCGCCCGGCCGCTGCAGGGCAGCGACGAGGAGCTGAGCCGGGTGACGGCGATGCTGCGGGGCGAGCACGCGCTGGCTCGCAGCATGAACGCGGCCCACCACGAGCTGGCGGTCACCGAGGCACTGCTCGAACTCGCCGACCGGTGGCTGAGCCAGGGCCCCGTCGCGATCCTGCTCGACGACGCGCAGTGGGCCGACCCGTCGAGCATCGTGGTGCTGCACCGCCTCGCCCGCGGCATCGGGCAGGTGCCGCTGCTGGTGGCCACCGCCGCGCGGGCGATCGCGCAGGGTGACGCGCTGGAGGGCCTGGAACGCAGCCTGCTGGCCGGCGGCGCGCTGCGGCTGCGGCTGGAGCCGCTGCCCGAGGCCGCCGCCGTCGCGCTCGCCGAGCGGCAGCTGGGCGCATCGCCCGGCCCGCTGCTGCGCCGCCTGCTGCGCCGGTCCACCGGCAACCCGATGTACCTGGAGACGGTGCTGACGGCATACCTGCGCGACGGCCTGATCACCATGGCGGGCGGGCACGCCGAGCTGTCCGGCGGCGCCGCGGCCGATCCCGACGCGGTGCCCGAGCCGCTCGTCGACCTCACCCGGCGCCAGGCCGAGCTGGTGCCCCGGGCCTACCGCGAGGTCCTGCAGACGGCCGCGGTGCTCGGCTCGGCCGTCGACGTCGGGCAGCTCGCGGAGGTGCTGGACCGGCCGGTCATGGAGATCTCCGAGGTCGTCGTCGACGCGCTCGACAGCGGCATGCTGGCCGACCACGGCGGGGCGCTGCGCTTCCGGCAGGGCGTCGTACGCGAGCTGGTGGCCCGCAGCGTGCCGCAAGCGGTCCAGGCCGCACTGCACCAGCGGGCGGGCCGGGCGCTGTCCGGCGGCCCCGGCTCGCCCGCGCGCATCGGCGCGCACCTGCTCGCCGGGGGCGAGCTCGGGCCCGACGGCGTGCAGTGGCTGACCACGCATGCCGACGCGCTCACCGGCCGCGCCCCTGACCTGGCGGTGAAGCTGCTCCGGCGCGCGGCGGCCGAGACGGGGGAGGGGGCGGGCGGGCCGCTGTACGTGCACCTGGTGCGGGCGCTGCTGTGGGACGGTGAGCCGGCGCAGGCCGAGGCGGCCGCCCGCGCCGCGCTCGGCTGGGGCGCCGGGCCGGACACCGAACCGGACCTGCGCTGGCTGCTGGTGCAGGCCTGCTACCGCCAGGGCCGCCTGCCGGAGGCGATCGCCGAGACGGAGCGGGCGGTGGCCGCGCCGTGCACCTCACCGGGCCAGGCGGCCCGCTTCCGGGGCATCGCCGCGATGTGCCTGCACCTGCTGGGCCGGGCCGGGGAGGCGGCGGCGGCGGCCGACCGGGCCGTCGCCGAGGGCGAGGCCGCCGGTGACCAGGCGGCGATCGGCATCGGCTGCCTGGCCAAGGCGCTCAGCCTGGCCAGGGACGACACGGCCGGGTCGCTGGCGCTGACCGACCGCGGCCTCGCCCACCTGGGCCACGGCATCCAGCCCGATCTGCAGATCGATCCGTACGTGATGCGCGGGGTGTGCCTGCTGGAGCTGGACCGGCTCGCCGAGGCCGAGGAGGCTACGGCGACCGCGGTGCGCCACAACCAGCGCACCGGCGGCATGTTCCTGACCACGGCGCACGCGGTGCGGGCCCACCTGCGCTTCCTGCAGGGCAGGTGGGACGACGCCCTCGCCGAGGCGCGCAGCGGGCTGGACGGCCCGGACCCGGTCGGGCACGGCGAGCGCCTGCTGGCGTTCGCCGACCTGATCGCGGTGCACCGCGGGGATGCGCCGGGCGCGGAGTTCGCCGACCCCGGCCCGGCGGGTGACGGCGACCGTTACCTCGTGGACTGGGCGCGCTGCCTGGTCGCCGAGGCGCAGGGTGACGCCGGGCAGGCCGCGGCGCTGCTGTTCCCGCGCTGGGAGCGGGCAGGTGAGGTGTCCGCGCGCCGGAGGATGTACCGCGTAGGCCCGGATCTGGCCAGGGTGCTGGCCGCCGTCGGCGATGTGGGACGCCTGCGGGCGCTCACCGACGACCTGGACACGCTGGCCGCGGCGCACGGCACGGCCAGCCTCACCGGCTGCGCGGCGCTGTGCCGGGCGGCTGCCGACGGCACGGCCGAGCCCGCGCTCGCCGCGGTGACGGCGTTCCAGGAGGCCGGGTGGCCGCTGTACGAGGCGTACGCGCACGAGGCGGCCGCCCTCGCCGCGGCGGCGGCGGGGGACGCGGCGGCGGCCAGGGAGCGGCTGGCACGGGCGCTGGACCTCTACGGGCGGCTGGACGCGGGCTGGGACGCGGCCCGCGCCAGGTCACGGCTGCGCGACGCGGGCGTGCGCGCGGGCGTGCGCGGCCCGCGCGGGCGGCCCAAGCACGGCTGGGAGGCGCTCACCGAGACCGAGCGCATCGTGGCCGACCTGGTAGCCCAGGGCATGTCCAACCCGGACGTGGCCGCGCAGCTCTACCTGTCCCGCCGCACCGTCCAGTCCCACGTGTCCAGCATCCTCGCCAAGCTGTCCCTGACCTCCCGCGTCGAACTCGCGGTGGCCGCCGCCCAGCGCTCCACCCAAGGTTAG
- a CDS encoding discoidin domain-containing protein, with the protein MRSVPNAAPPPRSPSVRGRRWYTVAAVVGAMFASTLAVVATSANAADPLISQGKTATASSTENAAFPASAAVDGSTGTRWSSAFADPQWIQVDLGGTATVSQVVLNWEAAYATAFQIQVSASATGPWTNIYSTTTGTGGTQTLAVSGSGRYVRVNGTARATVHGYSLWEFQVFGVIGGGGGCGTANAAQGRPASASSQEGAFAAANAFDGSTGTRWSSAFSDPQWIQVDLGSTQSVCGVTLNWEAAYGRSFQIQVSGSATGPWTNIYSTTTGTGGTQQLTVSGSGRYVRMNGTARGTAYGYSLFEFAVRTGSAPSNPPSSPPASPSASPSTSPSPNPGGEVLLSYNKPGVASSSQDDGACWQCFPARAFDLDPASRWATSAWTDPGWIYVDLGATAQIKRVVLQWDPAFAVAYQLQTSSDAVNWTPIYSTTTSTGFKQNITVNGTGRYVRMYGTQRSNGYGYSLWEFQVYGTGGAPTTPPAQPPNPTFPATRLVFSDEFNGPAGSKPDGTKWTIDTGTGQNNELQYYTNNNNANMNGAGQLVMEARREAVGGMQYTSHRMNTGNKFHFQYGRVEARVKVPKGNGFWPAFWMMGADFLTGRPWPYNGEIDIMEILGRDTTRSYTTLHAPAYNGGGGYGFEKVWGIDLSADYHVYAAQWDSNGIRFFVDSTEVFYASKATVEATRGPWVYDHPHYMILNLAVGGDWPGSPDASTPFPAQVLVDYVRVYQ; encoded by the coding sequence ATGAGATCCGTCCCGAACGCGGCACCCCCGCCGCGCTCCCCGTCCGTCCGCGGCCGGCGGTGGTACACCGTCGCGGCCGTGGTGGGGGCCATGTTCGCCTCGACCCTGGCCGTGGTCGCCACCTCCGCCAACGCCGCCGACCCCCTGATCTCGCAGGGCAAGACGGCCACCGCCTCCTCGACCGAGAACGCCGCGTTCCCGGCGAGCGCGGCCGTCGACGGCAGCACCGGCACCCGCTGGTCCAGCGCCTTCGCCGACCCGCAGTGGATCCAGGTCGACCTCGGCGGCACCGCGACCGTCAGCCAGGTCGTGCTGAACTGGGAGGCGGCGTACGCGACCGCGTTCCAGATCCAGGTCTCGGCCTCGGCGACCGGCCCGTGGACGAACATCTACAGCACCACCACCGGCACCGGCGGCACGCAGACGCTCGCGGTCAGCGGCTCCGGCCGGTACGTCCGGGTCAACGGCACCGCCCGCGCCACCGTCCACGGCTACTCGCTCTGGGAGTTCCAGGTCTTCGGCGTGATCGGCGGCGGTGGCGGCTGCGGCACGGCCAACGCCGCGCAGGGCCGCCCGGCCTCGGCGTCCTCGCAGGAGGGCGCGTTCGCCGCGGCCAACGCGTTCGACGGCAGCACCGGCACCCGCTGGTCCAGCGCCTTCTCGGACCCGCAGTGGATCCAGGTCGACCTGGGCAGCACGCAGAGCGTCTGCGGGGTGACCCTGAACTGGGAGGCGGCGTACGGCCGGTCGTTCCAGATCCAGGTCTCCGGCTCGGCCACCGGTCCGTGGACGAACATCTACAGCACCACCACGGGCACCGGCGGGACGCAGCAGCTGACCGTCTCCGGCAGCGGCCGCTACGTGCGGATGAACGGCACCGCGCGCGGCACCGCCTACGGCTACTCGCTGTTCGAGTTCGCCGTGCGCACCGGCAGCGCGCCGAGCAACCCGCCGTCCTCGCCGCCGGCCTCCCCCTCGGCGTCGCCGTCGACCTCGCCCTCGCCCAACCCGGGCGGGGAGGTGCTGCTGTCGTACAACAAGCCGGGGGTCGCCTCCAGCTCGCAGGATGACGGCGCCTGCTGGCAGTGCTTCCCGGCGCGCGCGTTCGACCTGGACCCGGCCTCGCGCTGGGCGACCTCGGCCTGGACCGACCCGGGCTGGATCTACGTCGACCTCGGCGCGACGGCCCAGATCAAGCGGGTCGTGCTGCAGTGGGACCCGGCCTTCGCGGTGGCGTACCAGCTGCAGACGTCCAGCGACGCGGTCAACTGGACGCCGATCTACAGCACCACCACCAGCACCGGGTTCAAGCAGAACATCACCGTGAACGGCACCGGCCGCTACGTGCGCATGTACGGCACGCAGCGCTCCAACGGCTATGGCTACTCGCTGTGGGAGTTCCAGGTGTACGGCACCGGCGGTGCCCCGACCACGCCGCCGGCCCAGCCGCCGAACCCGACGTTCCCGGCCACCCGCCTGGTGTTCTCCGACGAGTTCAACGGCCCGGCGGGCAGCAAGCCCGACGGCACCAAGTGGACCATCGACACCGGCACCGGCCAGAACAACGAGCTGCAGTACTACACGAACAACAACAACGCCAACATGAACGGCGCCGGCCAGCTGGTGATGGAGGCCCGCCGTGAGGCCGTGGGCGGGATGCAGTACACCTCGCACCGGATGAACACGGGCAACAAGTTCCACTTCCAGTACGGCCGGGTCGAGGCCCGGGTGAAGGTGCCCAAGGGCAACGGCTTCTGGCCCGCGTTCTGGATGATGGGCGCCGACTTCCTCACCGGCCGCCCGTGGCCCTACAACGGCGAGATCGACATCATGGAGATCCTCGGCCGGGACACCACCCGCAGCTACACCACGCTGCACGCGCCCGCCTACAACGGCGGCGGCGGGTACGGCTTCGAGAAGGTCTGGGGTATCGACCTCTCCGCCGACTACCACGTCTACGCCGCGCAGTGGGACAGCAACGGCATCCGCTTCTTCGTCGACAGCACGGAGGTGTTCTACGCGAGCAAGGCGACCGTCGAGGCGACCCGCGGCCCGTGGGTCTACGACCACCCGCACTACATGATCCTGAACCTGGCCGTGGGCGGTGACTGGCCGGGCTCGCCCGACGCCAGCACGCCGTTCCCGGCGCAAGTGCTGGTCGACTACGTCCGGGTCTACCAGTAG